A window of the Gossypium hirsutum isolate 1008001.06 chromosome A05, Gossypium_hirsutum_v2.1, whole genome shotgun sequence genome harbors these coding sequences:
- the LOC107957536 gene encoding protein SABRE isoform X3 has protein sequence MAVGNIARFLSVSITDLVLKTPKAASEVKGIKLDICKDGGSKPNLFVILQILPISVQAIQPLSGVMEKPSAPSCCEEFSFSCEFGNDGEAGLVVRNVDINFGEIIVNLNEELLAKNKKPPDVSSQTDKVKESTADSLPANKPDKKQAAILALSKHTSIFPEKICFNLPKLDVKFVHREHDVVVENNIKSIQLKSIKSRSTEEVESTRIDVQLEFSEIHLLRESGSSVLEIMKFGVASFVNIPVQPISPVRAEIDVKFEGIRSTVIMSSLKRLLKLKPPSTGSKKKAMVLQAETSTIEKPQSTEPKAIMWKCTVSVPDITIVLYSISDVPLYQCCLLSTYVLANDISSTGIAVHAELGELNLQVADENHECLKANVFGVESNSGSLLNIAKISVDWGKKDMESSDDGGPRCKLVLSADVTGIGLYFTSKRIESLIVTAITFQALFKKPSSGKKTTQSRAARSSKPSGKGTRLIKFNLKQCSVSFCGDAYLENTVVADPKRVNYGSQGGRIVISVSADGTPRTATVLSTVSDECKKLKYSLLLDIFHFSLCVNKDKQSTQVELERIRSIYQDHLEEDKPDKKVELFDMKNAKFVQRSVGHKEIAICSLFSATDISITWEPDMCLSFAELGLQLKALVQNEKAKHKGPGNEHADDVSSEKDAEQRKEVIGVESGHVDKPKKKESVFALDIEMLSIFAEAGDGVDAFVQVQSIFSENARIGVLLEGLMLSFNGARLLRSGRMQISRIPNVSSSSDPNVPVVTVWDFVIQALDVYICLPFRLELRAIDDVVEEMIRALKIVIAAKTQLILPPKKDNPNPKPKKPSSSKFGCAKFFIRKLTGEIEEEPIQGWLDEHYQLMKKEVIELGARLKFFDDYISANQCPKTTETNDSSSERRVHYNGTEIDLQDPSAIQKMKDEIYRQSFQSYYLACQKLKPAEGSGSYREGLQSGFKPSTARVSLFTISGTDLDVTVTVIDGGNDGMIEIIKQLDPVCRETEIPFSRLYGCNLLLNAGSLGVQIRDYTFPLFSAVSGRCEGRLVMAQQATAFQPQISHDVFIGRWRKVRMLRSATGTTPPMKTYTDLVLRFKSAEVSFGVGYETVLADVSYAFTVALRRANLSKKGPGLPVQPKKEKSLPWWDDMRNYVHGNNTLIISETKWYIQASSDPYEKLDKLQIISGPLEIQQSDGRIYSCVRDFKVFLSSLESLIDSRSLKIPTIVYGPFLEVPVFSLEVLMDWDCDSGYPMNHYLFALPVEGKVREKMLDPFRSTALSLRFDIAFKAPVPPSDKQTPSASDSTVVDGTVNEAHCKAENVSIASPTFSFNAHDLAWLAKFGNLMILPPHKIRLFARFPRFGVPRIPRSGNLPLDRVMTETMFRLDSTPTCIKYKTFSDDDPAKGLTFSTTKFKVEVCSSRGKQKFTFDCQRDPLDLVYLGVDLHLLKGFLDKEDCTSVTKVVQTSQSASMEQVPTEKSNSTSGCTEKHPDEGFFLSADYFTIRKQSPKADPESLLAWQEAGKKHHGVTYVRSKSEKARECDEHEQSDPSDDDGYCVLIADNCQRIFLYSLKILMNVENRDAVRSFGAALGKALVPRKPCASRKYRQRKLLEEKQRLAEQKLAEPEMPQEDALKSPSTNNAVPSPSQNTETLGSGSSLPQAAGMENSSTAAVEQAKTEKVDGSEEEGTRHFMVNIIEPQFNLHSEDANGRFLLAAATGRVLARSFHSVLRVGSEVIEKALGTGNVQIPEGGHDMTLKRMEFSVMLEHVQAHVAPTDVDLGAGVQWLPKIRRSSPKVKRTGALLERVFTPCDMYFRFTRHKSGTPELKVKPLKDLSFNSQSITASMTSRQFQVMLDVLTNLLFARAPKPQKSWFSCPGEDDEDEEEAADAVVPDGVEEVELDKITLEQKEWELRLLLSDIKKISIHCDTSGDNPEKEGDWWMVNGGKSILVQGLKKELVNAKKFRKEASAALRVTMQKAAQQRLMEKEKNKSPSCAMRVSVQITKVVWSMLMDGKSFAEVEINDMIYDFDRDYRDVGVALFTTKSIIIRNCLANAKSDTLLSAWNPPPEWGKNVLLRVDAKQGTPKDGNSVLELLQVDIYPLKIHLTEAMYRMVWGYLFPSEDQDSQKRKEVWKVSTIAGARRAKKGSIDASSGSQASKESEASSKSNVSITDQSTDSPRTSKLPDLKPGTGLRRTSSFDRTWEDTVAESIANELVLQAQLLDDQDESSKNKSKDAKSAKSGRPAQEEKKVVGKPIEEKKTTRPPKLIEFRNIKISQVELCLTYEGSRFAVSDVKLLMDTFHRVEFTGSWRRLFSRVKKHVIWGVLKSFTGMQGKKFKDKLHSQQPSITNIPDGELHLSDNDQASQSDQKSTTFLKRSTDGAGDGFVTSVRGLFNNQRRKAKQFVLRTMRGEAETDRPGEWSEGEAEISPFARQLTITKAKKLIRRHTKKFEKGSGDQDASPMNTTDPAAYESDSSSGSELIEELSRVQKK, from the exons ATGGCTGTAGGTAACATTGCAAGATTTTTGTCAGTTTCTATTACAGATTTGGTTTTGAAG ACACCTAAAGCAGCTAGTGAAGTTAAGGGAATCAAACTAGATATATGTAAAGATGGTGGCTCTAAACCCAACTTGTTTGTTATATTACAAATATTACCCATTTCTGTCCAAGCTATTCAGCCGCTCTCTGGTGTTATGGAAAAGCCTTCTGCTCCTTCTTGCTGTGAAGAGTTTTCTTTCTCTTGTGAATTTGGCAATGATGG GGAAGCTGGTTTAGTTGTCCGAAATGTGGACATTAACTTTGGAGAGATTATTGTAAACCTCAATGAGGAGCTGCTCGCCAAGAATAAGAAACCGCCAGATGTTTCTTCTCAAACTGATAAAGTTAAAGAGTCAACTGCTGATTCCTTACCCGCTAACAAACCTGATAAGAAGCAAGCTGCAATTTTAGCATTGTCAAAGCATACTTCTATTTTTCCGGAAAAG ATTTGCTTCAACTTGCCAAAACTAGATGTGAAGTTTGTGCATCGGGAACATGATGTTGTTGTTGAAAATAACATCAAGAGCATTCAGTTGAAAAGCATCAAATCAAGATCAACTGAAGAAGTGGAGAGTACACGCATTGATGTTCAGTTGGAATTCAGTGAGATACAT CTTCTTAGAGAATCTGGCTCTTCTGTATTGGAGATAATGAAATTTGGTGTTGCCTCTTTTGTCAACATCCCGGTACAG CCAATCTCACCTGTTAGAGCTGAAATTGATGTTAAGTTTGAAGGGATTCGGAGCACTGTTATAATGAGTAGTTTAAAGAGATTGTTGAAGTTGAAACCCCCTAGTACAGGATCCAAAAAGAAAGCAATGGTTCTTCAAGCGGAAACATCTACTATTGAGAAGCCACAATCAACTGAGCCCAAAGCGATCATGTGGAAATGTACTGTCTCAGTCCCAGATATTACAATTGTGCTTTATAGTATCAGTGATGTGCCGCTGTATCAA TGCTGCTTACTGTCAACATATGTGCTTGCTAACGACATTTCAAGCACAGGAATCGCAGTACATGCAGAACTTGGCGAGCTGAATTTGCAAGTGGCAGATGAAAATCATGAATGCTTGAAAGCAAACGTTTTCGGTGTTGAATCAAATTCAGGTTCCTTACTGAATATAGCAAAGATTAGTGTAGATTGGGGTAAAAAGGACATGGAATCATCTGACGATGGTGGCCCTAGATGTAAATTAGTTCTTTCTGCTGACGTGACTGGAATAGGCCTTTATTTTACATCCAAGCGAATAGAATCACTTATAGTAACAGCCATTACCTTTCAAGCACTCTTCAAAAAACCATCTTCCGGTAAGAAAACAACACAGAGCAGGGCAGCGCGTTCATCAAAGCCATCAGGGAAGGGTACTCGacttataaaatttaatcttaaacAGTGTTCAGTTAGTTTTTGTGGCGACGCTTACTTGGAAAACACAGTTGTGGCAGATCCCAAGCGAGTAAATTATGGGTCTCAGGGTGGTCGAATTGTTATTAGTGTTTCAGCTGATGGTACACCACGTACTGCGACTGTACTGTCCACAGTTTCAGATGAATGCAAGAAATTAAAGTACTCTCTTTTGCTTGACATCTTTCACTTTAGTTTGTGTGTCAACAAGGATAAACAATCCACACAGGTCGAGCTTGAAAGAATCAGATCTATTTATCAGGACCATCTCGAAGAAGATAAACCAGACAAAAAAGTTGAATTATTTGATATGAAGAATGCAAAATTTGTACAACGCTCTGTTGGCCATAAGGAGATAGCTATTTGCTCTTTGTTCAGTGCTACTGACATCTCCATCACTTGGGAGCCGGACATGTGTCTGTCTTTTGCTGAACTTGGTTTGCAACTGAAAGCACTGGTTCAGAATGAGAAGGCTAAACACAAGGGACCTGGAAATGAACACGCAGATGATGTCTCCAGCGAAAAAGATGCTGAGCAGAGGAAAGAAGTCATTGGGGTGGAATCCGGTCATGTTGATAAACCAAAGAAAAAAGAATCTGTTTTTGCTCTTGATATAGAGATGCTAAGTATATTTGCTGAAGCTGGAGATGGAGTTGATGCATTTGTACAGGTTCAGTCAATTTTCTCTGAGAATGCCCGCATAGGGGTACTTCTTGAAGGACTGATGCTTAGTTTCAATGGAGCCCGGTTATTGAGAAGTGGCAGAATGCAAATTTCCCGTATTCCCAATGTTTCCAGCTCATCTGATCCAAATGTACCAGTTGTCACTGTGTGGGATTTCGTGATTCAAGCACTTGATGTTTATATTTGCTTGCCTTTCAGGCTGGAGTTGCGTGCCATTGATGATGTTGTTGAAGAGATGATACGAGCTTTGAAGATTGTAATTGCCGCTAAAACTCAGCTAATTCTTCCTCCGAAGAAAGATAACCCGAACCCGAAACCTAAAAAGCCTAGTTCATCAAAATTTGGATGTGCAAAGTTCTTTATACGCAAGCTGACCGGTGAAATTGAGGAAGAACCAATCCAAGGATGGCTTGACGAGCACTATCAGCTAATGAAGAAAGAGGTCATTGAGTTAGGTGCTAGGTTGAAATTTTTTGATGATTATATTTCGGCCAATCAGTGTCCTAAAACTACTGAAACTAATGATTCTTCTTCTGAAAGAAGGGTCCACTATAATGGAACTGAGATTGATCTGCAAGATCCTTCAGCAATCCAAAAAATGAAAGACGAGATATATAGACAGTCTTTTCAATCCTATTACTTAGCATGTCAGAAGCTAAAACCAGCGGAAGGCTCTGGTAGCTATAGGGAAGGTTTACAGTCTGGTTTTAAGCCAAGCACTGCAAGAGTTTCTCTTTTTACTATTTCAGGTACAGACCTGGATGTGACCGTGACAGTGATTGATGGTGGAAATGATGGGATGATAGAGATTATAAAGCAGCTTGATCCTGTCTGTCGTGAAACTGAAATTCCGTTTTCCCGTCTATATGGGTGTAATCTTCTCCTAAACGCCGGCAGTCTAGGTGTTCAGATAAGAGACTATACGTTTCCTCTTTTCTCTGCTGTTTCTGGTAGATGTGAAGGCCGTCTTGTGATGGCACAACAG gcAACAGCTTTTCAGCCCCAAATATCGCATGATGTCTTCATTGGGAGGTGGAGAAAGGTCCGCATGCTTCGTTCAGCGACTGGTACAACTCCACCAATGAAAACATACACAGATTTGGTTTTACGTTTTAAAAGTGCGGAAGTGTCCTTTGGGGTGGGATATGAAACGGTTTTAGCTGATGTCAGCTATGCATTCACTGTGGCACTTCGTAGGGCTAATTTAAGCAAAAAGGGTCCTGGTCTTCCAGTGCAGCCAAAAAAGGAGAAGAGCTTACCATGGTGGGATGACATGAGAAATTACGTCCATGGAAACAATACTTTAATCATTTCTGAAACTAAATGGTACATTCAAGCATCTAGTGATCCTTATGAAAAGCTTGACAAACTTCAAATTATTTCTGGTCCTCTGGAGATCCAGCAATCTGATGGCCGTATTTATAGTTGTGTAAGGGATTTTAAAGTTTTCTTGAGCAGTTTGGAGAGTTTGATAGATAGTCGCAGCTTAAAAATTCCTACCATCGTATATGGCCCATTCCTAGAAGTGCCAGTCTTTAGCCTTGAGGTTCTAATGGATTGGGATTGCGATTCTGGTTATCCCATGAATCATTATCTGTTTGCACTTCCTGTAGAAGGGAAGGTTCGAGAGAAAATGCTTGATCCTTTCAGATCTACTGCACTTTCTCTCCGATTTGACATTGCTTTTAAAGCCCCTGTTCCCCCATCGGACAAACAAACCCCTTCAGCATCAGATTCCACTGTTGTGGATGGAACTGTCAATGAGGCACATTGTAAGGCTGAGAATGTTTCAATTGCATCACCAACATTTAGTTTCAATGCACATGACCTAGCTTGGTTAGCTAAGTTCGGGAATTTAATGATTTTGCCTCCTCACAAAATCCGTTTGTTTGCTCGGTTTCCTCGTTTTGGAGTTCCACGAATTCCTAGATCAGGAAACTTGCCATTAGATAGGGTGATGACAGAAACAATGTTCCGTTTAGATTCTACGCCTACTTGCATAAAGTATAAGACCTTTTCTGATGATGATCCAGCAAAAGGACTGACATTTAGTACAACAAAGTTTAAAGTTGAAGTCTGTTCCAGCAGGGGTAAGCAAAAATTTACTTTTGATTGCCAGCGTGATCCTCTTGATCTTGTTTACCTGGGGGTTGACCTTCATTTGCTGAAGGGTTTCTTAGACAAAGAAGATTGCACTAGTGTCACAAAAGTAGTTCAAACTTCTCAGTCTGCATCCATGGAGCAAGTTCCTACTGAAAAAAGTAATTCTACGAGTGGTTGCACAGAGAAGCATCCTGATGAAGGATTTTTTTTGTCAGCTGACTATTTTACAATAAGAAAGCAGTCCCCAAAGGCTGATCCTGAAAGCTTATTGGCGTGGCAAGAGGCTGGGAAGAAACATCATGGAGTGACATATGTCAGATCTAAATCTGAAAAAGCGAGAGAGTGTGACGAGCATGAACAGTCAGATCCTAGTGATGACGATGGATACTGTGTGCTTATAGCTGACAATTGTCAGCGTATTTTTCTTTACAGCCTTAAAATTCTGATGAACGTAGAGAATCGAGATGCTGTGAGGTCTTTTGGTGCTGCATTAGGCAAAGCACTTGTACCTCGAAAGCCTTGTGCTTCTCGGAAGTATAGACAGAGGAAGTTACTCGAGGAGAAACAGAGACTTGCTGAACAGAAACTTGCTGAACCTGAAATGCCTCAAGAGGATGCTCTGAAGTCACCTTCAACAAACAATGCTGTGCCTTCCCCTTCTCAAAATACGGAGACATTGGGATCAGGTTCATCTCTACCGCAAGCAGCTGGAATGGAAAATTCATCTACTGCTGCAGTTG AACAAGCCAAAACTGAAAAGGTTGAtggttctgaagaggaggggactCGTCATTTTATGGTGAATATTATCGAGCCTCAATTCAATCTTCACTCTGAAGACGCTAAT GGGAGATTTCTTCTTGCTGCTGCTACCGGTCGTGTTTTAGCCCGATCTTTTCATTCAGTTCTTCGTGTCGGCTCTGAGGTGATTGAGAAAGCACTTGGTACTGGAAATGTTCAGATTCCTGAAGGTGGGCATGACATGACTTTGAAACGCATGGAGTTTTCTGTGATGCTGGAGCATGTGCAGGCTCATGTTGCACCAACTGATGTGGATCTTGGTGCTGGAGTACAATGGCTTCCAAAAATCCGTAGAAGTTCTCCAAAGGTCAAGCGTACTGGTGCTCTACTTGAAAGGGTGTTTACGCCTTGTGATATGTACTTCAGATTCACAAGGCATAAAAGTGGAACCCCAGAATTGAAG GTGAAGCCGTTAAAGGATCTCAGCTTTAACTCTCAGAGCATAACAGCTTCTATGACATCTCGTCAATTTCAGGTTATGCTGGATGTATTAACCAACCTTCTCTTTGCTCGGGCTCCCAA GCCTCAAAAAAGTTGGTTCTCTTGTCctggagaagatgatgaagatgaagaggAGGCGGCAGATGCAGTGGTTCCTGATGGTGTTGAAGAGGTAGAACTTGACAAAATCACTCTTGAGCAGAAAGAATGGGAGCTTAGGTTGCTACTCAGTGACATTAAGAAGATATCTATTCATTGTGATACTTCAGGAGACAATCCAGAAAAAGAAGGTGATTGGTGGATGGTAAATGGTGGGAAATCAATTTTG GTGCAAGGGCTGAAGAAAGAACTTGTTAATGCAAAAAAATTTAGGAAGGAAGCATCAGCAGCCTTACGGGTTACAATGCAGAAAGCAGCTCAGCAACGGCtaatggagaaagaaaagaacaaaagccCATCCTGTGCCATGCGAGTTTCTGTGCAAATTACCAAAGTTGTGTGGAGCATGCTTATGGATGGTAAATCATTTGCTGAGGTAGAGATAAATGACATG ATTTATGATTTTGATCGTGATTACAGAGATGTTGGTGTGGCTCTATTTACAACTAAGTCTATTATTATAAGAAACTGTCTGGCTAATGCAAAGTCTGATACACTTTTATCAGCCTGGAATCCTCCTCCAGAATGGGGAAA AAATGTCCTGCTCCGCGTTGATGCAAAGCAGGGAACTCCAAAGGATGGAAACTCTGTTCTGGAGCTTTTACAG GTAGATATATATCCGCTTAAGATTCATTTGACTGAGGCAATGTACAGAATGGTGTGGGGATATCTCTTCCCGTCAGAAGACCAAGATTCGCAAAAACGAAAG GAAGTTTGGAAGGTCTCGACAATAGCTGGTGCAAGACGGGCAAAGAAGGGTTCCATTGATGCTTCATCAGGCAGCCAAGCATCAAAGGAGTCTGAGGCATCTTCCAAATCGAATGTGTCCATTACCGATCAGTCAACAGATTCCCCCCGA ACATCAAAGTTGCCAGACCTAAAACCTGGCACTGGGTTGAGGAGAACATCTTCTTTTGACAGAACATGGGAAGATACTGTTGCAGAATCCATAGCAAACGAACTTGTCCTGCAAGCTCAACTACTTGATGATCAAGATGAATCCTcgaaaaataaatcaaaagacGCGAAATCTGCTAAATCTGGTCGACCAGCTCAAGAAGAGAAGAAGGTCGTTGGAAAACCCATTGAAGAGAAAAAAACTACTAGGCCTCCGAAACTGATTGAATTTCGCAATATCAAGATAAGTCAG GTTGAGCTGTGTCTTACGTACGAAGGGTCCAGATTTGCTGTAAGTGACGTCAAGTTGCTGATGGATACATTTCACCGTGTCGAGTTCACCGGAAGTTGGAGGAGACTGTTCTCTCGAGTTAAGAAGCATGTTATATGGGGGGTCCTAAAATCTTTTACTGGAATGCAG GGTAAGAAATTCAAAGACAAGTTACACAGTCAACAGCCAAGTATAACTAATATTCCTGATGGTGAACTCCATCTTAGTGACAATGATCAGGCTTCTCAATCTGATCAGAAATCGACGACCTTTCTTAAGCGTTCAACTGATGGAGCCGGTGATGGGTTTGTTACTTCCGTTAGGGGTCTCTTCAACAATCAACGGCGCAAAGCCAAACAATTTGTGCTACGAACTATGAGAGGTGAAGCAGAGACCGATCGCCCGGGAGAGTGGAGTGAAGGTGAAGCCGAGATCTCTCCATTCGCTCGGCAGCTGACCATAACCAAAGCTAAGAAACTTATTAGGCGGCATACAAAGAAGTTTGAGAAAG GTTCGGGTGATCAAGATGCATCTCCAATGAATACTACCGATCCAGCTGCTTATGAATCTGACTCTTCTAGCGGATCCGAACTCATTGAGGAACTTAGTAGGGTTCAGAAGAAATAG